The Pseudomonas sp. R4-35-07 nucleotide sequence CACGGCTGTTCAACGGTGGGAGGGGGCTTGCTCCCGATAGCGGTGGATCAGCCAACACCTCCATGAGCTGACATACCGCTATCGGGAGCAAGCCCCCTCCCACATTCAGTCGGCGCTGAAACTCAACTGTTGCGGCACATCCACATCCCATAGCACGCCAGGATCATCCACCGGCACGCCTCGCACCTGTGCCAGTGCAAACAAAGCCTTCGCGCCACGGTCGCCGGCCAATGCCATCAATGCAGGCCCAAATACACGGCCGAAAGCGACTGGATGCCCATACTGTCCGGCATGCACCGGCACAGTGATGCTTCCCGGATCGGCCAGCACACGCTCGATCGTCGCGGAACGAATAAACGGCATATCCCCCAGTACCACTAGCCAGCCCTCTGCCGAAGCACTGGCCGTGACAGCGGCGGCAATGCTATCGCCCATACCGGCCGATTCCAGCAGCAGGACGTTACAACCATGTGCCTCTGCCAACCGAATCACCTCAAGGCGTTCCGGTGAAGTCACCACCCAACGCTCAACAAGCGTCACCGGCAGGTTCACCAATACCTGCTCGATCACAGGCCGCGTCACGCCGTCCAGGCCGACGCAATCGGCCAGCAATTTATCGCAGTCGGCGCCGGCCTCAGCGCGGAAGCGACTGCCCTGCCCCGCCGCCAGCACTATTGCCGTCATTGTCACTGGGCAGCCACCGGCAGCGGCTTTTTCTGCAGGGGCGCCACGCCGTTCTTGATCGCGACGATTTCCGCCATGAGCGACAATGCGATTTCCGCCGGCGTATGGCTGCCGATGTGCAATCCGATGGGCCCATGCAAGCGCGCAATCGCCTCCGCCGACAAGCCCAGCGCCGCCAGGTTTTCCCGACGTTTCAGCGTATTGACCCGCGAGCCCAGGGCGCCAATGTAGAACGCGCTGGAATTCAACGCCGTAAGCAACGCCATATCGTCCAGGCGCGGGTCGTGGGTGAGGCAGACAATCGCCGTGCGCTCGTCGGTCTGGATATTCAGCACCGCTTCATCGGGCATGCCCGGCACAAAGCGGCCGTGTTGTTCCTCCCAACCGTAGACAAACTCTTCGCGCGGGTCGCAGATCAGTACTTCGAAGTCGAGCAGGCGCGCCATTTCCGCAACGTAGCGCGACAGCTGCCCAGCGCCAATCAATAACAGGCGCCAGCGCGGCCCATAGATGGCGCGCAAGCACTGCTCGTCAAAGGTCACCACGTCGGTCTTGCTCGCAGGGGTGAGGGTCACTTCGCCGGTGGCCAGGTTCAGCTCCCGCGCGACAATCTGATGATCCTCGCAGCGCGCCAGCAATTGCTCAACCCAGGCCCACTCGTCCACCCGTTCTTCGGTCAGGCGCAACGTGCCGCCGCAAGGCAGGCCGAAACGCGCCGCCTCATCGCGAGTAACGCCGTAGGTCACCAACTGCACGGGCGGGCCGTCGGCGGGTAAACGGCCATCCTGCAGGCGTGCGATCAAGTCGTCCTCGATGCAGCCGCCGGACACCGAGCCGATCACCACCCCGTCGCCGCGCAAGGCCAACATCGCCCCCGGTGGGCGCGGCGCGCTGCCCCACGTCTGCACCACGCTGTACAACACCACGCGTTGCCCGGCGCGGCGCCATTGCAGCACGCTGCGCAAGACATTCAGATCCACACTGTCCATCAGGCTTTCGCCTCCTGCCAACCCTGCAATTGATAGCGTACCGGCAGGTTACGGATGCGCTGGCCGGTCGCTGCGAAGATCGCGTTGCACAACGCCGGCGCAATCGGTGGTACGCCGGGCTCGCCGACACCGCCCAACGGCACCTCGCCGGTCGGAGTCACCAGGTGCACGGCGATCTGCTTGGGCGCCAGGGACATACGCGCCACTTCGTACATATGAAAATTGTCCTGCTGGACCTTACCGTCCTTGAAGCTGATCTCGCCCAGCACCGCGTTGCCCAGGCCCATCACACACGCGCCCTCGAACTGCGAGCGGATGCGTTCCGGGTTGATCTGCGGGCCGCAGTCCACGGCGATATCGGCCTTGTGCACAATCAGCGTACCGTCGTCTTTGACTTCCACTTCGATCACCGCTGCCACATAGGTGACGAAACTGTAGTGCACCGCCAGCCCCAGCCCACGCCCCTGGGGTAGCTTGCGCCCCCAGCCGGCGGCTTTGGCGGCAGTTTCCAGTACGCCACGCAGGCGCGCGGTGTCGATCGGGTAACGCTCGGGGGATTCGCCGTAGTTCCACTCGTCGCTCAAGGTTTTCGGATCGATCTGACGGTCCGGGCCGAGCAACTTGAGCTGGTACTGCAACGGGTCCTGGCCGGCCTTGTGCGCCAGCTCATCGACAAAACTCTGGATGGCAAAACCGTGGGGAATGTTTGATACCGAACGGTACCAACCCACACGGGTATGCGCCGCCGCTTCAGGGTTTTCCAGGCGCACGTTGGGAATGGCGTAGGCCATATTGGTAAAGCCCATGCCCAGTTCGAATGCCGCTTCGTGGTTCATGCCCGGCGCGAACAGCGCGGTAATGCTCGGCGCTACCGTACGGTGCAGCCAGGCGGCAGGCAGGCCGTCCTTGTTCAGGCCGGCTTTGAGGTATTCGGCGGACACGGTATGAAAGTAGGAATTGTGGATATCGTCTTCACGGGTCCACTGTACCCGCACGGCTTTGCCCGGAAACTGTTTGGCAAGCACGGCGGCTTCGATGATGAAGTCCGGCTTGGATTTGCGCCCGAAACCACCGCCCAGCAAGGTCACGTGCACCGTGACGTTATCGAAGGGCACGCCCAGGCGCTCAGCGATACGCTCGCGAGTGACTTGCGGTGCCTGGCTCGGCGCCCAGGCTTCGCACTGGCCCTTGTCGAAACGGGCAACGGCGACCATCGGCTCCATCGGCGACTGCGCCAGGTGCGGCAGGTAGTAGGCCGCCTCCAAGGTGCTGTCGGCATCGCCCATGGCCTGGTCGAGGGTGCCGGTGTTGCGCACCACTTTGCCGGGCTGGCGGGCGGCGGCCTCCAGCTCCTTGCGGTAATCGACGGAGTTGTAGCCGGCGTTGACGCCGTCGTCCCACACGATGTTCAGCGCGTCACGGCCCTTGATCGCCGCCCAGGTATTGCTGGCCACCACGGCCACGCCACCGAGAGGCTGGAATTCGGAGGGGATCGGCCGGCTTTCGATTTCCAGCACCCTGATCACCCCCGGGACTTTCATCGCGGCACTGGCATCGAAGGATTTGACCTTGCCGCCATATACCTTCGGCCGTGCGATGGTGGCATAGAGCATGCCGTCGATATGCACGTCGGCACCGTAGACGGCGCTGCCGTTGACGATGTCGACGCCATCGATGGCCTTGACGCCTTCTTTGCCGATATAGCGAAATTCCGTCGGCTGCTTGAGCCGCAGGCTGTCGCGTGCGGGAACGGCCAGCGCACCGGCCGCGGTGGCCAACTCGCCATAGCCCAGCTCACGACCGCTAGGTTGGTGGATCACCTTGTGCAATTGCGCACGGCACTCGCTGACCGGCACCTTCCACTGCTCGGCAGCGGCCTGCTCCAGCATCGCCCGCACACTGGCGCCGCAACGCCGCATCGGCTCGTACCAATGGCGCATGCTGCGCGAGCCATCGGTGTCCTGGTTGCCATAACGCACCTCATCACCCGGCGCTTGCTGGACCTTCACCTTGGCCCAATCGGCCTCCAGCTCATCGGCCACCACCAGGCTGAGGCTGGTGCGCACGCCCTGCCCCATTTCGGAACGGTTGCAGACCACGGTCACCGTGCCGTCGGTGGCGATGCTGACGTAGACCTTGGGGTCATCGATCAGCCCATGGGGCATTGCATCGCCGCCATATGGCTTGACCGCATCAGCCGCGAAGGCGTCAGGCAGACCCCAGCTGGCAGCGATCACCAGCACACCGGTGGCCCCCGCGCCTTTGAGAAAGCCGCGACGACTGAGGTTATTCAGTACGAAATCAGCGGGTAACCGGCTCATGCCTTGGCCCCCAGGTGCGTGGCCGCCTGACGGATCGCGGTTTTGATCCGGTTGTAGGTGCCGCAGCGGCAAATGTTGCCGACCATGGCCTCTTCGATCTGTTCATCACTGGGGTTGGGGTGGGTTTTCAGCAACGCGGTGGCTGACATGATCTGCCCGCCCTGGCAATAGCCGCACTGGGCCACGGCGGTGTCGAGCCAGGCTTGCTGCACCACCTGGCCGACAGGATCGGTGTGCAGGTTGTCGATGGTGCTGATGGCCTGGCCTTTGACCGCACCAATCGGGGTGATGCAACTGCGTGCGGGCGCACCGTCGATGTGGATGGTGCAGGCGCCGCACAGGCCCATGCCGCAACCGAACTTGGTGCCGTTGTAGCCCGCCACATCGCGAATCGCCCACAACAGCGGCATATCTTCGGTGACGTCCAGTTGATGGTCTTGGCCGTTGAGTTTCAGGGTAATCATGGGCACGCCCGCCTGTTCATTGCATGGTTAGGGGCGAGCAATCTGTTGCAAGAGGTCACGCGGTTCGGTGCGCACAGATTGGCTCAGGCTGAGGAGGCTCTCTTGTGAAGACAGGTCTTCACCGGGCCTTTGGTGGAGCATCCACGTAATGTAAACCAAAACGCTCGAAAGTCAGCGGCGCAAACGCAAACGCCCCGAACGGATCGGGGCGTTTGCGGATAACCGAGCGGCGCGGGTTCACGCCATCAGTGGCTTACTTGACCACAGGTGCAGGGCCTTCGGCCACGCCCAGGTCGTCTTCCTGGCGGGTGTCGGAAATACCGGTACCGCCGGATGCCAGCTCGCTTTGCAGCTTGTCGGTGTCCAGTTCCTTGACCCACTTGGCCACAACGAGGGTGGCCACTGCGTTACCCACCAGGTTGGTCAGCGCACGGGCTTCGGACATGAAGCGGTCGATACCCAGGATCAACGCCAGGCCGGCAACTGGCAAGTGGCCGACGGCCGACAGGGTAGCAGCCAGTACGATGAAACCACTGCCCGTCACGCCCGCAGCGCCCTTGGAGGACAGCAGCAGCACCAGCAGCAGGGTGATCTGGTGAGTGATGTCCATGTGGGTGTCGGTCGCCTGGGCGATGAACACGGCGGCCATGGTCAGGTAGATCGAGGTACCGTCAAGGTTGAACGAGTAGCCGGTTGGGATCACCAGGCCGACCACGGATTTCTTCGCGCCCAGACGCTCCATCTTGATCAGCATGCGTGGCAGCGCGGATTCGGAAGACGACGTGCCCAGGACGATCAGCAGCTCTTCACGGATGTAGCGGATCAGCTTGATCACGCTGAAACCGTGGGCGCGGCAGATAGCACCGAGCACCACCAGCACGAACAGCAGGCAGGTGATGTAGAAGCAGATCATCAACTGGCCCAACTGCACCAGGGAACCCACACCGTAAGCGCCGATGGTGAATGCCATGGCGCCCAGGGCACCGATTGGCGCGAGCTTCATGATCATGTTGATGATGTTGAACATCACGTGGGCGAAGCGATCGATGAAGTCCAGCACCGGCTTGCCGTAGGCACCCAGGCGGTGCAGGGCGAAACCGAAGATCACCGAGAACATCAGCACTTGCAGAATGTCGCCGTTGGCGAAGGCGCCGACGATGGTGTTAGGGATCACATTGAGGATAAAGCCGACGATGCTCTGGTCTTTACCGGCCGTCACGTAGGCGGCGACTTTGGAAGCGTCCAGGGTTGCCACGTCGATGTGCATGCCGGCGCCCGGTTGCACGACGTTGACCACGATCAGGCCGATCAGCAACGCGATGGTGGAAACCACTTCGAAGTACAGCAACGCATAGCCGCCGGTCTTGCCGACAGATTTCATGCTTTGCATGCCAGCGATGCCGCTGACCACGGTGCAGAAAATGATCGGGGCGATGACCATTTTGATCAGCTTGATAAAGCCGTCACCCAGTGGCTTGAGGGCCACGCCGGTCTGCGGGTAGAAGTGACCAAGCAAAATACCGATAACGATTGCAACGATCACCTGGAAATACAGGGATTTGTAGATTGGCTGACGAGTCGTCATTGCAAAGTTCCTCAATCGTCCCGTGTGGCAAATATCCGCCATTGCCCACGGCACTTGAATTGCGAACCCTCCTGCACTGGAGGGATTTGTTGTTTGCGAGGTTTGTAGAAACAAGCCTGCGCTGTCATCCTTATTGCAAACGGCGCGCCACTTTGCGCTAAATACCCTGAAGGCCTTTAGGCATCAGGCCCGAAGGTTTACCGGGGCCTGCTCGGGTCACGAACCAGGTGGCGGATTTCCGCCTAGCTGCCCAATTGCGTCCTGCAATTTGGCGGATATCCGCCTTGTCGCCTCGTCGGGTGATGACTACCATCGCCACTCCCATGGACGAGGCCCTGTCATGCGTGAACGCACCATCGCCAGTCACTTCGCCCGCGCCGCCCTGGAGGGCGCGCGTCGGGGCGGTTACGACTACTCGGGCCTGTTGCAGCAGGCGGGCATCACCCCCGAACTGCTGAACGAACCCCGTGCGCGTATCGCTCCGGAGCAATTTACCCGGTTGCTGCAACTGCTCTGGCTGGCGCTGGATGACGAATACCTGGGTTTCGCCGACGGGCCAAGCAAGCGCGGCACCTTTGCCATGATGTGCCATGCGCTGATTCATTGCCGCACGCTGGAGAAGGCGCTGGAACGCGGCTTATTGTTTTATAGCCTATTCCCACACGGCCCGCGTTGGCAGTTGACACGGGAAGGCGACATGGCCCGCTTGAGCCTGGACGACTCGCAACTCTGGGACCCCGACCACTTTCTCAGCGAATGCCTGCTGGTGATCTGGCATCGCCTGGGCAGTTGGCTGATCGGACAGCGCATCCGGTTGCACCAGACCACGTTCAGCTACCCGATGCCGCCACACGCCAATGAATATGACCTGTTGTTCCCCTGCCCCCTGGTATTCGGTGCACCGAACAGCAGCCTGGTGTTCCCCGCCCGCTACTTGAGCCTGCCGCTGTTGCAGGACGAGCGCACCCTCAAGCACTTTCTCGAGCGCTCCCCCGCCGACCTGCTGTCACGCCCGGATGAAGGCGACAGCTTGAGCAGCCAGTTGCGCCGCCTGTTGAGCCGCGACCGCACGCCCTGGCCAGACCTGGAAGCCGTTGCCCAGCACTTGCATATCAGCCCACAGACCCTGCGTCGGCATTTGCGCGAAGAAGGCAGCAGTTTTCAGGCACTCAAGGATGAGCTGCGGCGGGACATCGCCATCTACCATTTGGGGCGAGCGGATTTGTCATTACAGGAGATCGCCGAACAACTGGGCTTCTCCGAGCCGTCGGCGTTTCATCGGGCGTTCAAGAAGTGGACGGGGCTGACGCCGGGGGCCTATCGGGCGCAGGAGAATTAGATGGGTGTCGTGGGAGAGGGCCTCATCGGGGGCAAGCCCCCTCCCACATTTGACTGGGTTCACACAGTTTGATTTGTGAATACATTCACACTGTGGGAGGGGGCTTGCCCCCGATAGCGCCAGCCCAATCACTACCGATCACACGGTGGGAAAATGAATCCTGAACGCCGCGCCACCCAGCGCCGAATCACCCAGGGTCAGTCGTGCGTGATAGCTTTCAATGATGTCCTTGACCACCGCCAGCCCGATCCCCTGTCCTGGATGCTGGCGATCGAGCCGCTCGCCCCGCTGCAGAATCCGCGCGCGCTGATCCGGTGGTACGCCGGGGCCGTCGTCTTCGATGCACAACTCAATGCCCTCGAGGTTTTCCACCAGGCTGATGCGCACTTCGCTCAGGCATAGGCGATAGGCGTTTTCCAGCAGGTTGCCGAGCATTTCGAGCAGGGCGCCTTTCTCGATGGGCACGTCGCACTCGTCGGGCAGCTCGAGGGAGACGGTGACGCGTTTGTCCCGGTAGACCTTGTCCAACGTGTCGCACAGGCTTTGCAGCACCGGTTCCAGACGGACCTGGTGGCGTACCAGGCCGCTCTTGCGCAGGCTGGCGCGCTGCAATTGATAGCCGATCTGCTGGCTCATGCGCTCGATTTGCGATTGTAGCACCCAGGCCTGGCTGCGTTCTTCGGGGCGCTGGGCCATGTCTTCGCTGACCCCCTGCAGTACCGCCAGCGGGGTTTTCAGGCTATGGGCCAGGTCATCCAGAGAGTCGCGATAGCGCGCACGCTGCTCGCGTTCGCTGTGCAGCAAACGGTTGAGGGAACCGGTGAGGCGCAGCAGTTCCCGGGGATGTTCTTCGCTGAGGCTTTCGCGGGTGCCGCCTTCGATCTGGTCCAGTTCCTGGCTCAGCCGCCGCAAGGCCTGCAGGCCCCAGGTCAGGCCAAGCCACAGCAACGTCAGCAGCACCAGCAACGCCGCGCCGAACCCCAGGTAGAGATTCTCGCGCAGGCCTTCGAGGGTCAATTGGTACTCGCGCACCGGTTGCAGGGCGACGATGCTGAAGGCCGCACTTTTGCCGCCCAGCAACCGGACCTCGACGTCGTAGACGAAAAATTCCTGGCCGTTGGCCTCGCGAATGCGCGCAAATTCGTTGCCGCGCCCATCGTAGCGCGGCTTGTAGTTGATGTTTTCTTCCTGGGTCGCCCGCGAACGCCACACCAGGTGGCCTTCACGGTCGTAGATATAGCCGAGCAGGCGGCTGTCGGTCAGGTTGAAGCGCTCATCGGGCAACTGCGCCGGCATCAGCAGCCGGTTATTTTCCACGCGTGCCGCAGAGATCAAGGTGGTCACATCCGACGCCAGGCGCTGCTCGATGGAATCCTGCAATGCCAGGCTGAACGCGCCTTGCATGGCGGGCAGCAAGCCCAGCATGAACAGCACCGCCAGGGTGGCGGCGGCCAGCATCAGGCGTACGCGTAGCGAGCGAATCAACGGCAGCGCTCATTGAACAGGTAGCCCAGGCCCCGCACGGTGTCGATCGGCTTGAACCCGGCCGGCCCTTCCAGCTTGCGGCGCAGGCGACCGACCAGCACTTCGATGACGTTCGGGTCGCGCTCGTCGTCATCGGGATACAGCTGCTCCATCAAGCGGTCCTTGGCCACCACTTGTTGATGATGGCGCATCAGGTACTCGAGGATCCGGTACTCATAGGCAGTCAGCGCCAGCGGCTGCTCATCCAGCGAGGCTTGCTTGCGATTGAGGTCCAGCAGCAGCGGGCCGGCAACGATAGTGGACTGGGTAAAGCCGCTGGAGCGGCGCAGCAAGGCGTTCATCCGCGCCTCCAGCTCTTCGAACTGGAACGGTTTGACCACGTAGTCGTCGGCACCGGCAGCCAGGCCTTCGACTTTGTCCTGCCAGTTGCCACGGGCGGTAAGAATGAGGATCGGAAAGGTCTTGGCCTGGGTGCGCAGTTGCCGGATCAGGTCCAGTCCGCCCATGCCGGGCAGGCCCAGGTCGATGATCGCCAGGTCGTGGTTGAATTGGCCGGTCTGGTACAGGGCTTCCTCGGCATTGGCCACAGCCTCGACGACGTGGCCGCTG carries:
- a CDS encoding NTP transferase domain-containing protein, producing MTMTAIVLAAGQGSRFRAEAGADCDKLLADCVGLDGVTRPVIEQVLVNLPVTLVERWVVTSPERLEVIRLAEAHGCNVLLLESAGMGDSIAAAVTASASAEGWLVVLGDMPFIRSATIERVLADPGSITVPVHAGQYGHPVAFGRVFGPALMALAGDRGAKALFALAQVRGVPVDDPGVLWDVDVPQQLSFSAD
- a CDS encoding XdhC family protein, which produces MDSVDLNVLRSVLQWRRAGQRVVLYSVVQTWGSAPRPPGAMLALRGDGVVIGSVSGGCIEDDLIARLQDGRLPADGPPVQLVTYGVTRDEAARFGLPCGGTLRLTEERVDEWAWVEQLLARCEDHQIVARELNLATGEVTLTPASKTDVVTFDEQCLRAIYGPRWRLLLIGAGQLSRYVAEMARLLDFEVLICDPREEFVYGWEEQHGRFVPGMPDEAVLNIQTDERTAIVCLTHDPRLDDMALLTALNSSAFYIGALGSRVNTLKRRENLAALGLSAEAIARLHGPIGLHIGSHTPAEIALSLMAEIVAIKNGVAPLQKKPLPVAAQ
- a CDS encoding xanthine dehydrogenase family protein molybdopterin-binding subunit produces the protein MSRLPADFVLNNLSRRGFLKGAGATGVLVIAASWGLPDAFAADAVKPYGGDAMPHGLIDDPKVYVSIATDGTVTVVCNRSEMGQGVRTSLSLVVADELEADWAKVKVQQAPGDEVRYGNQDTDGSRSMRHWYEPMRRCGASVRAMLEQAAAEQWKVPVSECRAQLHKVIHQPSGRELGYGELATAAGALAVPARDSLRLKQPTEFRYIGKEGVKAIDGVDIVNGSAVYGADVHIDGMLYATIARPKVYGGKVKSFDASAAMKVPGVIRVLEIESRPIPSEFQPLGGVAVVASNTWAAIKGRDALNIVWDDGVNAGYNSVDYRKELEAAARQPGKVVRNTGTLDQAMGDADSTLEAAYYLPHLAQSPMEPMVAVARFDKGQCEAWAPSQAPQVTRERIAERLGVPFDNVTVHVTLLGGGFGRKSKPDFIIEAAVLAKQFPGKAVRVQWTREDDIHNSYFHTVSAEYLKAGLNKDGLPAAWLHRTVAPSITALFAPGMNHEAAFELGMGFTNMAYAIPNVRLENPEAAAHTRVGWYRSVSNIPHGFAIQSFVDELAHKAGQDPLQYQLKLLGPDRQIDPKTLSDEWNYGESPERYPIDTARLRGVLETAAKAAGWGRKLPQGRGLGLAVHYSFVTYVAAVIEVEVKDDGTLIVHKADIAVDCGPQINPERIRSQFEGACVMGLGNAVLGEISFKDGKVQQDNFHMYEVARMSLAPKQIAVHLVTPTGEVPLGGVGEPGVPPIAPALCNAIFAATGQRIRNLPVRYQLQGWQEAKA
- a CDS encoding (2Fe-2S)-binding protein — translated: MITLKLNGQDHQLDVTEDMPLLWAIRDVAGYNGTKFGCGMGLCGACTIHIDGAPARSCITPIGAVKGQAISTIDNLHTDPVGQVVQQAWLDTAVAQCGYCQGGQIMSATALLKTHPNPSDEQIEEAMVGNICRCGTYNRIKTAIRQAATHLGAKA
- a CDS encoding dicarboxylate/amino acid:cation symporter, whose translation is MTTRQPIYKSLYFQVIVAIVIGILLGHFYPQTGVALKPLGDGFIKLIKMVIAPIIFCTVVSGIAGMQSMKSVGKTGGYALLYFEVVSTIALLIGLIVVNVVQPGAGMHIDVATLDASKVAAYVTAGKDQSIVGFILNVIPNTIVGAFANGDILQVLMFSVIFGFALHRLGAYGKPVLDFIDRFAHVMFNIINMIMKLAPIGALGAMAFTIGAYGVGSLVQLGQLMICFYITCLLFVLVVLGAICRAHGFSVIKLIRYIREELLIVLGTSSSESALPRMLIKMERLGAKKSVVGLVIPTGYSFNLDGTSIYLTMAAVFIAQATDTHMDITHQITLLLVLLLSSKGAAGVTGSGFIVLAATLSAVGHLPVAGLALILGIDRFMSEARALTNLVGNAVATLVVAKWVKELDTDKLQSELASGGTGISDTRQEDDLGVAEGPAPVVK
- a CDS encoding AraC family transcriptional regulator, yielding MRERTIASHFARAALEGARRGGYDYSGLLQQAGITPELLNEPRARIAPEQFTRLLQLLWLALDDEYLGFADGPSKRGTFAMMCHALIHCRTLEKALERGLLFYSLFPHGPRWQLTREGDMARLSLDDSQLWDPDHFLSECLLVIWHRLGSWLIGQRIRLHQTTFSYPMPPHANEYDLLFPCPLVFGAPNSSLVFPARYLSLPLLQDERTLKHFLERSPADLLSRPDEGDSLSSQLRRLLSRDRTPWPDLEAVAQHLHISPQTLRRHLREEGSSFQALKDELRRDIAIYHLGRADLSLQEIAEQLGFSEPSAFHRAFKKWTGLTPGAYRAQEN
- a CDS encoding ATP-binding protein — protein: MIRSLRVRLMLAAATLAVLFMLGLLPAMQGAFSLALQDSIEQRLASDVTTLISAARVENNRLLMPAQLPDERFNLTDSRLLGYIYDREGHLVWRSRATQEENINYKPRYDGRGNEFARIREANGQEFFVYDVEVRLLGGKSAAFSIVALQPVREYQLTLEGLRENLYLGFGAALLVLLTLLWLGLTWGLQALRRLSQELDQIEGGTRESLSEEHPRELLRLTGSLNRLLHSEREQRARYRDSLDDLAHSLKTPLAVLQGVSEDMAQRPEERSQAWVLQSQIERMSQQIGYQLQRASLRKSGLVRHQVRLEPVLQSLCDTLDKVYRDKRVTVSLELPDECDVPIEKGALLEMLGNLLENAYRLCLSEVRISLVENLEGIELCIEDDGPGVPPDQRARILQRGERLDRQHPGQGIGLAVVKDIIESYHARLTLGDSALGGAAFRIHFPTV
- a CDS encoding response regulator, with translation MKLLVVEDEALLRHHLFTRLTDSGHVVEAVANAEEALYQTGQFNHDLAIIDLGLPGMGGLDLIRQLRTQAKTFPILILTARGNWQDKVEGLAAGADDYVVKPFQFEELEARMNALLRRSSGFTQSTIVAGPLLLDLNRKQASLDEQPLALTAYEYRILEYLMRHHQQVVAKDRLMEQLYPDDDERDPNVIEVLVGRLRRKLEGPAGFKPIDTVRGLGYLFNERCR